TACAATAGGAAGTATTGAAATTGGAGATCTTTTAAGCTTCTTTTCCAACCAATCCTATCTTTTGGCACGTAAAATCGAGCAGGCAGACTCCATAGAAGATCTCAAAAATGTTACAGATAAGTTTATCCAAATGGTAGAGATCTTGTACCATAAAGGCATTAAAACACGCTATTTAGCAAAACTTGTAAGCGAGCTTAATGAAAAAGTGTATAAAAAGGTCTATGATCTGACATTTTGTATAGATGGTACATTTTTGCTCCTTGGCAGCCAAGGAAGAGGTGAACAGCTTCTTAGAACTGACCAAGACAACGCCTTTATAGTAAAAAATCTGGCAGACAAACAAATTGCACTCAAAAAAGCCGAAGAGTTTATAGCTGCTCTGAAGCTTCTTGGCTATCCACGCTGCAAAGGCAATATTATGCTCAATACTCCGCTATGGAATAAAACTTCCAAAGAGTGGGAAGAGACTATACTTAGCTGGATCGAAGATCCAAATGAGACCCATTTGATGTATATGAGCATTTTTCTCGATGCCAAAGCAGTCTATGGAAATCATAAGCAACTTGAAAATCTCAAAAAGATAATTTTTGATCATGTAAGCGATAATTTAGCATTTCTAGCGCAAATGGCGCGACCTGTTATGCAGTTTGAAAATCCACTCAATATGTTTGGTTTTTTTCGCAAAACGCAACATATCGATCTTAAAAAAGGTGGGGTTTTTGCAGTTGTTCATGGAGCTAGAATCTTAGCATTGCAATACCATATCCACAATACAAATACAGTTGAGCGACTTAAAGAGATCAGCAATCTTGGCATTTTGGAAAAGAGCTTTGTTACCGATCTCATTGAAAGCTATGAGACACTCAACTCCTTTAGACTCAGAGCTTCACTGCACAATATACAAAAAGGATTAGATGCTACCAATAGCATCGATGTTACAACACTCAATAAACTAGAGCGAGATATATTGAAAGAGAGCTTTAAGACAATCGAAAAATTCAAAGAGTTTTTATCATACCACTATAAACTATCGATGGTGAGCTGATGTTTTGGCAAAAGTGGCTATATAGAGGTGATTTTAGGTTTCTTTTTGAACCATACAGTGGTGATGAAGTGATTTTTATCGATTGTGAAACAACTGGACTCGATCCCAAAAAAGATGAGATTGTTTCTATTGCATGTTTGCCTGTCAAAAAAGATAAGATACTTCTCTCGAAAGCACTCTACCTTGAAGTCAAACCACAGCATGATATCAGCGCCCAAAGTATCAAGATCCATCACTTAAGAGCTTGCGATCTGCAAGGTGCGATGGTTCCAAAAGAGGCAATTGAGAGAGTTTTATACTTCATCAAAAATCGCCCAGTAGCGGGGTATTATGTGGAGTTTGATGTGAAGATGATAAGTAAATATACCAAAAAGTTTTTTGGATTCACTCTTCCCAATAAACAGATAGAGGTTTCGGGACTCTACTACGACTATAAACAAAAAGCGATACCGCAAGGGTTTATTGATTTGAAGTTTGATACAATACTTAAAAGTTTGAATTTACCAAAATTCAAAGCACACAACGCCCTCAATGACACTATAATGGGTGCAATGATTTATCTTAAACTTACAAAAAGGAGATAGCATGGAAAAAGTACCTGTTTTTGACCCCACACCAAGGATTAAGGAGCGAGCTCGCATTAATTCTATGGATCAATATTGGCAAATGGTAAAAGAGGCTGAGAGTGATTATGAGGGATTTTGGGATAAACTCGCAAAAGAAAAAATCAACTGGCGTGAGCCTTATACAAAAGTGCTTGATGAAAGTGAAGCACCATTTTACAAATGGTTTGTAGGTGGAAAGCTCAACGTCACTGAACAGTGTATCGATAGACACTTAGAAACGAAAAAGAATAAAGCTGCAATCATCTGGGAAGGCGAGCCGGGAGACAAAAGAGTTATCACTTACTTAGAGCTCTACTATGAAGTGAACCGCTTTGCAAACTTACTGAAAAGCAAATTTGGGATTAAAAAAGGTGATAGAGTCGTTATCTATATGCCAATGATCCCTGAAGCCGCTTTTGCAATGCTTGCATGTGCACGTATTGGTGCAATTCATTCAGTGGTTTTTGGTGGATTTAGTGCTGAGGCATTGAGAGATAGAATCCAAGATGCTCAGGCAAAACTTGTCATCACTGCTGATGGTGCTTATAGACGAGGTAAGCCATATATGCTCAAACCCGTTGTGGATGTAGCGCTGGCAAAGGATTGCGAAAGCGTAGAAGCAGTTTTGGTTGTTAGAAGAAACAACGAAGAGATCAAATGGCATGACCATAGAGACTATGACTATAATGAGCTTATTAAAGATATGCCAGCACGCTGCGAACCAGAAATCATGGATAGCGAAGATCCACTCTTTTTGCTCTATACTTCTGGCTCTACAGGTAAACCAAAAGGGGTGCAGCACTCACAAGCTGGATATATCCTCTGGGCGCAACTTACGATGGAGTGGGTATTTGATATCAAAGATACCGACACCTACTGGTGTACAGCAGATGTTGGCTGGATTACAGGTCACACCTACATTGTCTATGGACCGCTTGCAGCGGGAGCAACAACCATGATGTATGAAGGAGTTCCAGTCTATCCAGATGCTGGGAGATGGTGGAGAATGATTGAAGAGTATAGAGTCAATCAGTTCTACACTGCTCCTACTGCCATCAGACTCCTTCATAAACTTGGAGCGGATGAGCCGGATAAGTATGATTTAAGCAGCCTCTATATCCTTGGAACCGTTGGAGAGCCTATCAACCCAGATGCTTGGATGTGGTATTTTGAAAAAGTGGGACGAGGGCAGTGCCCAATCGTTGATACATGGTGGCAGACTGAAACAGGAGGTCACATGATTAGTCCACTCCCAGGTGCAACTCCAATTAAACCGGGATCTGCAACATTCCCTCTTCCAGGAATCTTTGCTGAAATTATTGATACTGATGGCAACAAAAAAGAGCCAAACGAAAAAGGGTATCTTTGTATCACAAAACCTTGGCCTAGTATGATTCGAACCATCTGGGGAGATCCAGATAGATTTGTCAAAAGCTACTTTGGCACATGTAAAAAAGATGGAAAGCCAGTCTATTTTAGTGGTGATGGCGCAATATATGATGAAGAAGGGTATATCTGGATCACCGGACGTATGGATGATGTAATTAATGTAAGTGGTCACCGCTTAGGAACTGCTGAGATTGAAGCGGCTATCGGTCACCATCCAAGGGTTGCTGAGTGTGCAGTAGTTGGAAAGCCGCATGAGGTAAAAGGCGAAAGTGTTTTTGCATTTGTGGTACTCAAAGATGATGAAGGCGTAGCTGATGAGATGGAGCTCATTAAAGAGATCAATGAAGTAATCACTAAAGATATCGGACCACTTGCAAAATGTGATGAGATAGCATTTGTTCCAGGACTTCCAAAAACAAGAAGCGGTAAGATCATGCGAAGAATCCTCAGAAGCATTGCCAAAGGCGAAGAGATCAAACAAGATACCTCAACTCTTGAAGATCCTAGCGTAGTAGAAAAGATTATTCAAATTGTTCAAGGATAAGAGAGTTTTCTCTTATCCTTACAATCCACAACTCCCATTACTGCAACTCCCACCACCTAGATTAAAATCCTCTTCATAGCCACAGGCACTACATTTATACACTACATTGGATGTGCCGCTGCACCCTCCCTTTTTGGAGTTTTTTACATAGATTGCAGGCTCTTCACACTCTGGACAGATGCCTTGCTGCAGTTTTGAGAGATGTTCCCCTTTATGTTTGATATAAAGGTAATAGGCTAACGCACTTAATGCTATTAAGATTGTCACCACAATAAACATATACATAACTACTCTCTTGCAAAGACACTAGAAGTAGAGCAGATAGTTTGGAGCATATATTTTGCATCAAGATTTCCTCTACGATTTGCTTTTTTCCACCACTCAACCGCCTTGTTTTGATCTTTTTCTACTCCCCACCCTTCATAGTACATCATCCCAAGATAGTACATCGCTTCACCATCACCATTTTTAGCCAACTCTTTAAAAAGTGGCAACGCTTCATCAAATTTATCAGCTTCAAAAAGTGCTACTGCTTTTTGTAACATCTACCCTCCTTCTATCTCATGAAAATGGAGTTTCAACCCCTCTTGCATCATCACAAATCCACTAATGATTATTTTGCCCTCATGCACCATTTTATGGTGTTTTGCACAAAGGGGGATAAGATTATATTTGTGATTTGCTTTGAAATGATCGATAAAACCAGCTTTTGCTTTTGCCTTTGGGGCAATGTGGTGTACTTCCTCTACCGGTGCATTGCAAATAGCACACTTTGTTAAGTATACCTTCTTATTATAGCGGCTCTTTCTTTTTTGCTTCAAAAGCTCCGCTTCACTTTTTTCACCTGTGAGATTTTTGCGAATACTATATGCATACTCTAAAAATTTCCTATCCATATGAAGCGCTTTTGCAAACTCTAGCCCATACATAGTGCTTCCACTTCCAATTTGTAGCTTCCTATCATACACAAGCCTATCTTTCTCCTCATCATAGTACACACCAAGGTGCAAAAAGACAATATTTGAAAGCTCTGCAATAGCTTTAATGGAAGTGAGTTGGTGCAGATGTGTAGCAAAGATAAAGTAGCTTCCAATTTCACTAAGCCGCTTAATCGCTGCACTCACTATGGAGAGTGCTGAGTAAGTCTCTGTCCCATGGCTTATCTCATCTCCGAGTACTAGGGAATTTGCTGTAGCACGGTTAAAGATATTTTTGAGCTCCAACATCTCTATAGCAAAAGTAGAAAGCCCTTTGTAGAGATTATCTTTTGAGACTATTCTTGTAAAAATCTTATCTACCAAACCAAAGCGCATAGCAGCAGCTGGTACAAAAAAGCCAGCTTGCGCCATCACTACTGCAATCCCAACACTCTTCATGAGCGAGCTCTTGCCACTTGAGTTTATTCCATAAAGGAGCACTCCCCTTACCTCTTTGCCACTACTTGCCAAGGTAGTAATATGCTCATGCTCACTTGAAGGCTCACCTAGCAAAAGATCGTTTGGAACATAGATACCATTTTCTTCCCGTGACTCTATGATTGGATGGCGCAAGGCGATGAATTCGAGCTTTTGCTCTTTCGTAATCGTTGGTCTTGCATAGTTGTAGAGTTTGGCAACCTTTGCCCCACTAATTGCAAAGTCAAGCTCACCTATATAGCTAATGAGGCGCTCAAGCAGCGCACTGTAGCGTAGCTCAATCTCTTCAAGAGCCTCTTCATAACTCTTCTTCACTAGAGCAATGAGTTTTGCTTGCAGTGCGATATACTCTTGCGAGAGGTTATCAATATAGCTATTTGTAAGTTTAACGCTATTTTTCAATCGCTTAATGTGAAAATCTTTAAAAAAGTAGTGCTTCCCATCTATTGTGACAAAACTATTAAGGAGTTTTTCTTCAATAAGCTTATAGCGATTTTTAGTAAGGTTTATAAAAAAACCTTCACTCTCTAACCAACCTAAGGTTACAAAAGATTCATCTTTATCAAAAAAACTTTTTACATGCTGCGTGAAGTGCTCTAATTTTGTAAAAATATGCGCAATCTGCTCTTCAATGCGATCGATAAAGATATTAACACCTTCATTGAAAATATTTGCTTCAATTTGGTCGCGGCGAAATTTTGCAGTCTCTTCAAGATTGAAAATATGCTCTAACTCTGTGCGAAAACTATGGAGTTCTGCAAAATCAAACTGGGCAAGATCTTGGAGGCTCTCTTCAAGATCTCTATAAATTTTCTCTATCGCATAGAGCGAAGCATGCAGGTAGTTTATCTCAAAAGGATGGAGCTTTTTTAGCTTTATACGGCGCAAGATGCGCTCTATATCATAGACTTGTTTGAGAAGCTTTTCAAATTTTTCGTACCGCTCCAAAAATGTCTCTATAAGATCGTAGCGTCTTTGCAGCTCATTTGCATCTTGAATAGGATTGAGCAGACGCTCTTTAAGAAGCCTCTTTCCAATCGGTGTAGAGGTGTGATCAATGAGTTTGAGCAGCGTCATCTCTTCAGGATCGCGTGAGATGATATTGAGCTGCTCTAAAGCGTTGTTACCAAGGTAAACATAGTGTTTATTGCCCAAAAATATTGGACGCATAAGCTTTTGTACTAAAGCAGGATCATGCTCGATAATAAAATCGATTAAAATCGCCAGCGCTTCACTGCTATAGGGATAGCGCTCAAGATCGAGATACTCTATAGGTGAGAGAATGGAGTTAATGGAAAAAATCGAAGCAAAGAGAGAGTTTTGATAATCTATTTTGAGTCGTGAGCGATTGATATTGCAGGTATAGTGCTCAAGTTCAAGATAGTTTTGCACAAATTCTTGATCTACATTCCCATCATAAGTAATAACAATTTCATTTGTTTGATAGGTTTGCAAAAGTGTAAAAATCTCATCAAGTGCAAAAGTTTTGTCATCTTTTGTGGAGTAGAGTTGGTTGACATAGCATTTGCCAATAGTTACATCTACAGCTGCATAGCCAGCATAGTAACTTCCTCTATTTTGACCAATAATGAGTGAGACAATGAAGTTCTCATTTGGCTCAGCCTGATAGTCAAAATTGGTACCGGGAGAGATAATATTGGCAATATAGCGCTTGACATTTGGAGGCGCTCCCTTTTGGCGTATAAGGACGATTGTATATTTTTTGCTCTGCACGAGGCGACTAAGATAGCGATCAAGCGCAAAATTTGGCACTCCCGCCATCAAAGGGTTGGCTATAGAGTTTTCTATGATTGATTTATTTTTGCGAGTAAGTTGGATATTGAGAAACTCTGCTATCTCTTTAGCTTTTCCTATTTTTATCTCATCATTGTTGACCTCATACACTTCAAAAAAAGATCCTATCTCCATCAACACAACGGTATTGCTTCCATACTTTTGCTCAAAAAAGCGCTGCAGCTCAAAATATATTTCAGTTAAAAGACGCTTTTTGTCGTTTAGGATCTCATGGAGTCTTGCGAGGTCTTTTTCCAACTATACCCTTTTTTTGTATAATTTTAGCAAAAAAGGCACATAATGGAGCTTTGTGTAGCACTCGATCTCCCCTTGCGTGAACAAAATCTCACTCTTGCCAAAGAAATCAAAGAGTTCCCTGTCTGGCTTAAAGTTGGACTGCGCAGTTATATACGCGATGGCAAAGAGTTTATACAAGATCTCAAAGCAATTAATCCTGAGTTTAAAATCTTTGCAGATCTCAAACTCTACGATATTCCCAATACGATGGCAGATGCAGCCGAAGAGCTTGCAAAAATTGGCGTTGAGATGTTTAATATTCATGCAAGTGCTGGCAAAGAAGCTATGCAAACAGTTATGCAACGATTGGAGCAGTTTTCAAAGAGGCCTCTTGTACTTGCAGTCACAGTGCTTACATCTTTTAATGAAGAGCAGTTTCGCACTATCTACAACGCTTCTATCGATGAAAAGGCAACGCAATTTGCAAAAGATGCCTTTGATGCAGGCTTAGATGGAGTAGTTTGCAGTGTATATGAGAGCAAAAAAATAAAGCAGATTACTGCTCATAATTTTATTACTCTCACTCCTGGCATTCGCCCTTTTGGCGAAGATGCAGGAGATCAAAAGCGAGTTGCAGATATACCTATAGCAAAAGAGAACCGTAGTGACATCATTGTAGTTGGTCGTCCTATCTATAAAGCTAAAAATCCAAAAGAGGTTGTCCAAAAAATATTGACAAAATTGTGAATTTTTTCTATAATGCCAACTCCACAAGGACAGGTGGGTGAGCTGGCTGAAACCACCTCCCTGCTAAGGAGGCGTACCCATTGCGGGTACCGAGGGTTCGAATCCCTCCCTGTCCGCCACGACTTCAAAAATCCCGTAAAACTGGCTTTTTAACGGTTCAAATTAAAAAGTGTCAATTACTTTTGCAAAGCTATTGTTGTAATTCTGCTAAACTTTAATATGAGGATAAATTTTATATACTCTTCGCTATTCCCTCATATTTATCTATCCTATCACTTTGCTTAACCAGCTAAATATTTCAAAAATGAGCAAATATTAGAATTAAACCATTCTCAATGATTCTTTTTAGATAATCCTCTTTTTAAACTATAGCATCTTGGATAATCAACTTAGAGAATCTTTATACTTCTCAATGCAAAAGTAGCAAAAATTTGAATAAATTCAATAATGAAACCAGAATAAAAATATATTCTATGTTTTTCAGCAATGATTTCTTATCTTCAAATAAGTTAAATTGTTATTAAGTTTTTATTCAATATTATTTAAATATACTTTTTGAAATTTATAGTAATAATAAAGGAAAATATCATGAAAAGAGATCTTTTAAAAATGATCTTTTTTGGTTTAGTGATATCACTATTTTTTGGTATAGCAAATCCAGCAAAAGCAGATCATTGGATAAAAGCATATGGTCTGGATAGTTTTGATGAGTTCAATTCTATCATAAAAACAGATAACGGATATATTGCTGCTGGAAGGGTAGGAGGTAATGCATGGATAATGAAATTGGATGACAATGGAAATATAACTTGGCAAAAAAGTTATGGTGAGGATGATTCTGATTGGTTAAATTCTATCATAAAAACAGATAATGGATATATCGCTGCTGGAAGAAAAAGAGGTAATGCATGGATAGTGAAATTTGATGAAAATGGAAATATAACTTGGCAAAAAAGTTATGGTGGGGATAGTTCTGATGAGTTCAACTCTATCATAAAAGCAGATAACGGATATATTGCTGCTGGATATACATATTCTTTTTCTATTGAGGTAGGATATGCTGATGCATGGATAATGAAGATAAATGAAGATGGAACTATTGCTTGGCAAAAAAGGTATGGTGGAAGTAATGATGATAGGATCAATTCCATCGTAAAAATAGATGATGGATATATTGCTGCTGGAGATAGTAGTGGTGATGGATGGATAATGAAAATAAATGAAGATGGAACTATTGCCTGGCAAAAAAGTTATGGTGGAAGTAATAATGATAGGATCAATTCCATCGTAAAAATAGATGATGGATATATTGCTGCTGGAGATAGTAGTGGTGATGGATGGATAATGAAAATAAATGAAGATGGAACTATTGCCTGGCAAAAAAGTTATGGTGGAAGTAATGGTTATTGGATCAATTCTATCGTAAAAATAGATAATGGATATATCGCTGCTGGAAGTACATATTCTTTTGGAACAGGAAATGGAGATGCATGGATAATGAAATTGGATGACAATGGAAATATAATTTGGCAAAAAAGGTATGGTGAGGATGGTTCTGATTGGATCAATTCTATCATAAAAACAGATAATGGATATATCACTGCTGGAAGAACATCTTTGGGAGCAGGAAATGGTGATGGATTTGTTCTTAATCTTGATCAAGATGGAAATGTAAATAATTGTGAAATCATAAAAACTTCTTATGCAGAGATAGAAGACACAACTGTACAACCTGTAGATACAGCAATTGTTCCAGTTGATACAGATGCAAATCCAGTTGATACACTTGTAACACTTCATGAAACTAATATAAGTATATATACAATATGCAAATCTGTTGCCACTGTAGCTGTACCTCTTTTTGGACCTTTTGGTTATCTTGTCTTAATAACTCTACTAGGTTTCTTTGGATATAGAAAATCAAGATAAAAGTGGGGGGGTTTTCCCGCTTTTTAAAAGGTGGAATTCAAATTTTTAGTATTCCCTATATTTGCTAAAAATACACAATCTAAAAGCTCCATGGTGTAGAAATAGAAGAGTTTTTTGTTCCAAGAATAGAAAAGATACAACTTCATCAAATTAAACCTTTTCATTTACATATGCTTTTTACTGTTGAAAAAGGGTCTAATGAAAATAGAGTAAAAGAGCATGTTATCAAAGAATTAAAAAATATTCTTAAATTTTTATCATTGGAAAATATTGTTAAAGTTACAGCACAAAAAGTAGAAGATATTCCACTTGATAAAAAAACAGGAAAATTTAAAATAATATATCCTTATAAAGAGAAAAAATAATAGTCGTTACGTCAGAAAAGACAAAAAGAAGATGTAACACCAAGTACTTTGGTTACCTTGCTATGAAATATAACTTGAAATGTTTCTTAGTACCTTAAATATGCAGAAAAAGAGTTCTCTACTACTCTTTTTAGATAACTTAGTTAGGTATCGAAAATATCACACAGAATTAATTGACATAGATACATTTCTAATAAAACTTGATTAATATTTAATCAAGTCGTTATTTGATAATATTTATAGAAAATGAATGAAAAAGGAGAGGAAATGAAAAGAGATCTTTTGAAAACGATCTTTTTTGGTTTAGTGGTATCAGTTTTTTTATAGCAAATCCAGCAAAAGCGGATCATTGGATAAAAGCTTATGGTGGGGATCAAAATGATGAGATCAATTCCATCATAAAAACGGATGGTGGATATGTTGCTGCTGGATATACAGAATTTTTTGGAGCAAGAGGGACTGCTGCATGGATAATGAAGCTAAATGAGGATGGAACGATTGCTTGGCAAAAAGGTTATAAAGCTGTTCCTGGTGCTTATCTCCTTTCTATCATAAAAACGGATGGTGGATATGTTGCTGCTGGAGATATAATAAGTGATCCGCCTAGTGGATGGATAATAAAGATAAATGAAGATGGAAGTATTGCTTGGCAAAAAACATATTGGGATGGTTTCTATTTCTACTCTATCATAAAAACAGATAACGGATATATTGCTGCTGGATATAGTAGTGGTCCTGGATATAGTAGTGGTGATGGATGGATAATGAAAATAAATGAAGATGGAACTATTGCTTGGCAAAAAAGATATGGTGGGAATAAGAAGGATAAGATCAATTCTATCATAAAAACAGATGATGGATATATTGCTGCTGGATATACAGAATCTTTTGGAGCAGGAAAGTCTGATGCATGGATAATAAAGCTTAATGGAGATGGAAGCATAGCCTGGCAAAAAAGGTTTGGCGGAGATGAGGATGATTTTATCAATTCTATCATAAAAACAGATGATGGATATGTTGCTGCTGGATATACAGAATCTTTTGGGGCAGGAGAGGATTATGATGCATGGATAACGAAGTTAAATGAAGATGGAGATATCGTTTGGCAATATAGATATGGTGGGGACAAGAAGGATAGGATCAATTCTATCATAAAAACAGATGATGGATATATTGGAGCAGGAGTAATAGATTCTACAATGGTAGAAAGTGGAGATGCGTGGATAATGAAGATAAATGAAGATGGAGACATAATTTGGCAAAAAAGGTATGGCGAAGATAATAAAGATGAGATTAATTCTATCATAAAAACAGATGATGGATATGTTGCCGCTGGAGGAACAGTTTCTTTTGGAGCAGGAAATATGGATGGATTTGTTCTCAATCTTGATCAAGATGGAGATGTAAATGGTTGTGAAATCATAAAAACTTCTAATGCAGCAAGATATCCAACAACTGCACAAACTAACAATATAGTTCAAGATCCCGTAGATTTTGATGTAAACCATGTGTCTGATTCAGATGCAACAATTAGTGATCTAGACGTAAATATATATACAATATGCAAATCTGTTGCCACTGTAGCTGTACCTCTTTTGGGACCTTTTGGCTATCTTGTTTTAATAACTCTATTAGGTTTCTTTGGATATAGAAGATCAAGATAAAAGCGGGAATTTTCCCGCCTTTTAAAGGATGGAATTCAAATTTAGTATTCTTTTTATTTGCAACCCAAAAGCTTCAATCACTTCATACAAAATAATCATATATCCTGTTGGCTGATCAAAAAATATGAAAGAACAAGAGCAATAATGGCACTAATGATTCCAAAGATCAAAAAGCGGAGTCATCTACCTTTACACCAAAGCTGAAAAACAATGTATAAAAAGGCTTTTAATCAAGTTTTGTGGCAGAGCAAATAAAGCCTAATTTACTAAAAAACTCCAAATATTTTAAGCTAAAATAACAATTACACTAGCCATTGCCTAAAATCTTTTTGTTTAGAGACAAAAGAAATGAGAAACTCTTCCGAAAAAGCAAACATAAATAGAAACATAATCTGATATTTGCCATCAAAGAAAGCAATGAGCAGCTATTATAAGCAATATACCTAATACTCGACTCTTTTTGCAAAAGAACGGCAATTTTTTGGCCATAGCTATTTCCTCTTATTTCTTACATAAATTGCTTTTGGTCCGTTGAAGCTTTTACGCTCATCTATTTCAAAAAGTCCTGTAGCTTTGACTAATTCACTAAGTTTTTTATAACCATAGTTTCTTGGATCAAATTGTGGTGACTGCTTAGCAATATAGTTTCCCAATGCTCCTAGATGTGCCCAACCACTCTCATCACTTGTTGCATCAGCAGCCTCTTGCAAAAGACGTATCAGTTTTTTATCACGCCTAAGCTCCTGCGTACTCCATCTCTTTTGGTTCTCTTCACTCTGTTCATCGGCTCTTAAAACCTCTGTATAGATAAATTTGTCACAGGCTGCTACAAACGGTAGTGGAGTCTTCTTTTCCCCAAATCCATATACCATCAAACCAGACTCTCTGATTCTTGATGCAAGCTTTGTAAAGTCGCTATCACTACTTACGATACAAAAACCATCAAAATTTCCTGAATAGAGAAGATCCATAGCATCAATAATCATGGCACTATCTGTAGCATTTTTGCCTGTAGTATAACCAAACTGTTGTATAGGCTGAATAGAGTGGGTAAGCAGCACTTCCTTCCAGCCTTTGAGTTTTGGACTTGTCCAATCACCATATATTCTTTTCACATAGGCTGTACCATATTTTGCGATCTCTGCCAATAGCGCATCAATAATAGAAGGCTGTGCGTTGTCTGCATCGATGAGGACTGCTAGTTTTTGAGGTTTTTCCATACTGCTACTTTTTTACTATAATTATACAAAAAGACTTAGAATGCGACTCTTTATCGATGCTGATGCACTCCCTAATATGCTGAAGCCTCTTTTGCTCAAAGCAATAACAAGATACACAATTCCCACATATATTGTTTCTAATAAGCCTGTATCTATCGGATCTTCACCCTTTATCCAGTCAATTATTGTAGACCAAGGTAT
The Nitratiruptor tergarcus DSM 16512 genome window above contains:
- a CDS encoding putative nucleotidyltransferase substrate binding domain-containing protein, whose protein sequence is MEEVKNFLSTIHPFDTLTPQQLNLLVSHTDIGYYQEGEEIVLNRFFIIFKGSVQEIQEDDVVEIYHEKDFFDIQALLGKKDARFVAVEETLLYEIDKETFLDVFHKNSTFKQYFFQTISQKIDKLKEQRTLSQVGELLSAKLEDIPLTPLCKVDASTPIKDAVKNMQHLLLVQKGNLEGVVTSSDLKKVILHAIDFSSPIESIATFPAITIQYDDFLFNALLLMTSKNIKHLIVKKENITIGSIEIGDLLSFFSNQSYLLARKIEQADSIEDLKNVTDKFIQMVEILYHKGIKTRYLAKLVSELNEKVYKKVYDLTFCIDGTFLLLGSQGRGEQLLRTDQDNAFIVKNLADKQIALKKAEEFIAALKLLGYPRCKGNIMLNTPLWNKTSKEWEETILSWIEDPNETHLMYMSIFLDAKAVYGNHKQLENLKKIIFDHVSDNLAFLAQMARPVMQFENPLNMFGFFRKTQHIDLKKGGVFAVVHGARILALQYHIHNTNTVERLKEISNLGILEKSFVTDLIESYETLNSFRLRASLHNIQKGLDATNSIDVTTLNKLERDILKESFKTIEKFKEFLSYHYKLSMVS
- a CDS encoding 3'-5' exonuclease, translating into MFWQKWLYRGDFRFLFEPYSGDEVIFIDCETTGLDPKKDEIVSIACLPVKKDKILLSKALYLEVKPQHDISAQSIKIHHLRACDLQGAMVPKEAIERVLYFIKNRPVAGYYVEFDVKMISKYTKKFFGFTLPNKQIEVSGLYYDYKQKAIPQGFIDLKFDTILKSLNLPKFKAHNALNDTIMGAMIYLKLTKRR
- the acs gene encoding acetate--CoA ligase; the encoded protein is MEKVPVFDPTPRIKERARINSMDQYWQMVKEAESDYEGFWDKLAKEKINWREPYTKVLDESEAPFYKWFVGGKLNVTEQCIDRHLETKKNKAAIIWEGEPGDKRVITYLELYYEVNRFANLLKSKFGIKKGDRVVIYMPMIPEAAFAMLACARIGAIHSVVFGGFSAEALRDRIQDAQAKLVITADGAYRRGKPYMLKPVVDVALAKDCESVEAVLVVRRNNEEIKWHDHRDYDYNELIKDMPARCEPEIMDSEDPLFLLYTSGSTGKPKGVQHSQAGYILWAQLTMEWVFDIKDTDTYWCTADVGWITGHTYIVYGPLAAGATTMMYEGVPVYPDAGRWWRMIEEYRVNQFYTAPTAIRLLHKLGADEPDKYDLSSLYILGTVGEPINPDAWMWYFEKVGRGQCPIVDTWWQTETGGHMISPLPGATPIKPGSATFPLPGIFAEIIDTDGNKKEPNEKGYLCITKPWPSMIRTIWGDPDRFVKSYFGTCKKDGKPVYFSGDGAIYDEEGYIWITGRMDDVINVSGHRLGTAEIEAAIGHHPRVAECAVVGKPHEVKGESVFAFVVLKDDEGVADEMELIKEINEVITKDIGPLAKCDEIAFVPGLPKTRSGKIMRRILRSIAKGEEIKQDTSTLEDPSVVEKIIQIVQG
- a CDS encoding tetratricopeptide repeat protein — protein: MLQKAVALFEADKFDEALPLFKELAKNGDGEAMYYLGMMYYEGWGVEKDQNKAVEWWKKANRRGNLDAKYMLQTICSTSSVFARE
- a CDS encoding MutS-related protein — its product is MEKDLARLHEILNDKKRLLTEIYFELQRFFEQKYGSNTVVLMEIGSFFEVYEVNNDEIKIGKAKEIAEFLNIQLTRKNKSIIENSIANPLMAGVPNFALDRYLSRLVQSKKYTIVLIRQKGAPPNVKRYIANIISPGTNFDYQAEPNENFIVSLIIGQNRGSYYAGYAAVDVTIGKCYVNQLYSTKDDKTFALDEIFTLLQTYQTNEIVITYDGNVDQEFVQNYLELEHYTCNINRSRLKIDYQNSLFASIFSINSILSPIEYLDLERYPYSSEALAILIDFIIEHDPALVQKLMRPIFLGNKHYVYLGNNALEQLNIISRDPEEMTLLKLIDHTSTPIGKRLLKERLLNPIQDANELQRRYDLIETFLERYEKFEKLLKQVYDIERILRRIKLKKLHPFEINYLHASLYAIEKIYRDLEESLQDLAQFDFAELHSFRTELEHIFNLEETAKFRRDQIEANIFNEGVNIFIDRIEEQIAHIFTKLEHFTQHVKSFFDKDESFVTLGWLESEGFFINLTKNRYKLIEEKLLNSFVTIDGKHYFFKDFHIKRLKNSVKLTNSYIDNLSQEYIALQAKLIALVKKSYEEALEEIELRYSALLERLISYIGELDFAISGAKVAKLYNYARPTITKEQKLEFIALRHPIIESREENGIYVPNDLLLGEPSSEHEHITTLASSGKEVRGVLLYGINSSGKSSLMKSVGIAVVMAQAGFFVPAAAMRFGLVDKIFTRIVSKDNLYKGLSTFAIEMLELKNIFNRATANSLVLGDEISHGTETYSALSIVSAAIKRLSEIGSYFIFATHLHQLTSIKAIAELSNIVFLHLGVYYDEEKDRLVYDRKLQIGSGSTMYGLEFAKALHMDRKFLEYAYSIRKNLTGEKSEAELLKQKRKSRYNKKVYLTKCAICNAPVEEVHHIAPKAKAKAGFIDHFKANHKYNLIPLCAKHHKMVHEGKIIISGFVMMQEGLKLHFHEIEGG